In one Oceanibaculum indicum P24 genomic region, the following are encoded:
- the phbB gene encoding acetoacetyl-CoA reductase, translated as MARVAIVTGGTRGIGKAICLALKDKGYKVAANYGGNDERAKQFTDETGIAAYKWDVSDFKACQEGVAKVTADLGPVDILVNNAGITRDGTMHKMSHDMWQEVIDTNLGSCFNMCRSVIDSMRERNFGRIVNIGSINGQAGQYGQVNYAAAKSGIHGFTKALAQEGAGKGITVNAIAPGYIDTDMVAAVPANVLEKIVARVPVGRLGKASEIARGVVFLVDDEGGFITGSTLSINGGQHMY; from the coding sequence ATGGCGCGTGTGGCAATCGTGACGGGCGGAACGCGGGGCATCGGCAAGGCGATCTGCCTGGCGCTCAAGGACAAGGGCTACAAGGTTGCGGCCAATTACGGCGGCAATGACGAGCGGGCGAAGCAGTTCACCGACGAGACCGGCATCGCCGCCTACAAATGGGACGTCTCGGACTTCAAGGCCTGTCAGGAGGGCGTGGCGAAGGTCACGGCCGATCTGGGGCCGGTCGATATCCTGGTGAACAATGCCGGCATCACCCGTGACGGCACCATGCACAAGATGTCCCATGACATGTGGCAGGAGGTGATCGACACCAATCTCGGCTCCTGCTTCAACATGTGCCGTTCCGTCATCGACAGCATGCGCGAGCGCAATTTCGGCCGCATCGTGAATATCGGCTCCATCAACGGCCAGGCCGGCCAGTATGGTCAGGTGAACTATGCCGCCGCCAAGTCGGGCATCCATGGCTTCACCAAGGCGCTGGCGCAGGAAGGGGCGGGCAAGGGCATCACCGTGAACGCCATCGCCCCCGGCTATATCGACACCGACATGGTGGCCGCCGTGCCGGCCAACGTGCTGGAGAAGATCGTCGCCCGCGTGCCGGTCGGGCGGCTTGGCAAGGCGTCGGAGATCGCGCGCGGCGTGGTCTTCCTGGTGGATGATGAGGGCGGTTTCATCACCGGCTCGACGCTGTCCATCAATGGCGGCCAACACATGTACTAG
- a CDS encoding acetyl-CoA C-acetyltransferase produces MTDVVIVSAARTAIGAFNGALGSLPAHTLGEVAIREALGRAKVDAAEVSELIFGQVLTAGAGQNPARQAAIAAGIPKEATAYVVNQVCGSGLRTVALGYQAILAGDSSIVVAGGQESMSQSTHCAHLRNGTKMGDLKMVDTMIKDGLWDAFNGYHMGNTAENVAKQWQISREQQDEFAASSQQKAEAAQKSGRFKDEIVPVTVPSRKGDIVVDADEYPRHGTTMDTLAKLKPAFEKEGSVTAGNASGINDGAAALVLMSADEAAKRGLTPLARIASWATRGVDPAVMGTGPIPASRAALEKAGWKAADLDLVEANEAFAAQACAVNKDMGWDTAKVNVNGGAIALGHPIGASGARVLVTLLHEMQKRDAKKGLTTLCIGGGMGIAMCLER; encoded by the coding sequence ATGACCGATGTTGTGATCGTCAGCGCCGCCCGCACCGCAATCGGCGCCTTCAACGGTGCGCTGGGCTCGCTGCCCGCGCATACGCTGGGCGAGGTTGCCATCCGCGAGGCGTTGGGCCGCGCGAAGGTCGATGCGGCCGAGGTGTCGGAGCTGATCTTCGGTCAGGTTCTGACTGCCGGCGCCGGCCAGAATCCGGCGCGCCAGGCCGCCATCGCCGCTGGCATCCCCAAGGAAGCGACGGCCTATGTCGTGAACCAGGTCTGCGGGTCCGGCCTGCGTACCGTGGCGCTGGGCTACCAGGCGATCCTTGCCGGCGATTCCTCCATCGTGGTGGCCGGCGGGCAGGAGAGCATGAGCCAGTCCACCCACTGCGCGCATCTGCGCAACGGCACCAAGATGGGCGACCTGAAGATGGTCGATACCATGATCAAGGACGGGCTGTGGGACGCCTTCAACGGCTACCACATGGGCAACACGGCGGAGAATGTCGCCAAGCAGTGGCAGATCAGCCGCGAGCAGCAGGATGAGTTTGCCGCCTCCTCGCAGCAGAAGGCGGAGGCGGCGCAGAAATCCGGCCGCTTCAAGGATGAGATCGTGCCGGTCACCGTTCCCAGCCGCAAGGGCGACATTGTTGTCGATGCCGACGAATATCCGCGCCATGGCACGACGATGGACACGCTGGCCAAGCTGAAGCCGGCCTTTGAGAAGGAAGGCAGTGTGACCGCCGGTAATGCATCCGGCATCAATGACGGGGCGGCGGCGCTGGTGCTGATGAGCGCCGATGAGGCGGCGAAGCGCGGGCTGACGCCGCTGGCGCGCATTGCTTCCTGGGCGACGCGGGGTGTCGATCCGGCGGTCATGGGCACCGGGCCGATCCCGGCCAGCCGGGCGGCGCTGGAGAAGGCCGGCTGGAAGGCCGCCGATCTGGATCTGGTCGAGGCCAATGAGGCCTTCGCCGCGCAGGCCTGCGCGGTGAACAAGGATATGGGCTGGGATACGGCCAAGGTGAATGTCAATGGCGGCGCCATTGCGCTGGGTCACCCAATTGGTGCGTCGGGTGCCCGCGTGCTGGTCACGCTGCTGCACGAAATGCAGAAGCGCGACGCGAAGAAGGGCCTGACCACCCTGTGCATCGGCGGCGGCATGGGCATCGCCATGTGTCTGGAGCGGTAA